The Stegostoma tigrinum isolate sSteTig4 chromosome 9, sSteTig4.hap1, whole genome shotgun sequence genome includes a region encoding these proteins:
- the bpnt1 gene encoding 3'(2'),5'-bisphosphate nucleotidase 1, whose amino-acid sequence MSSASPAFLMRLMASTFSIAEKAQTIVQQVMSGGDLGIVEKTGANDLQTKADRLVQISICSSLARKFPKLTIIGEEELSTQDVDESLIEAGQSEDVLKYSCPTQYSHVKEDEIVVWVDPLDGTKEYTEGLLDHVTVLIGIAYDGKAIAGVINQPYYNYQAGAGAVLGRTIWGVLNLGVFGIQLKEVPEGKHIITTTRSHSNRLVNDCISAMNADEIIRVGGAGNKVIQLIEGKASAYVFASPGCKKWDTCAPEAILHAVSGKLTDIHGNPLQYHKDVKHMNSAGVLATLRNFDYYASRVPDSVKKELVP is encoded by the exons ATGTCGTCTGCGAGTCCGGCTTTTTTGATGCGGCTTATGGCGTCGACCTTTTCCATTGCGGAGAAGGCGCAGACCATAGTTCAGCAGGTGATGAGCGGAGGAGACCTGGGCATTGTGGAGAAG ACTGGAGCCAATGATCTACAAACAAAGGCTGATCGATTGGTGCAGATAAGCATCTGCTCGTCACTGGCCCGCAAATTCCCCAAACTAACTATAATTGGAGAGGAG gAATTGTCAACCCAAGATGTAGATGAAAGTTTAATTGAAGCTGGTCAATCTGAAGATGTATTGAAGTACTCCTGTCCAACTCAATACAGCCACGTCAAGGAAGATGAG ATTGTGGTTTGGGTCGATCCACTTGATGGCACAAAGGAATACACCGAAG GTCTCTTGGATCATGTGACTGTGCTTATTGGAATTGCTTATGACGGTAAAGCAATAGCTGGTGTAATCAATCAGCCATATTACAATTATCAG GCTGGAGCTGGTGCTGTTCTGGGTCGGACCATTTGGGGTGTTCTGAATCTTGGAGTGTTTGGAATTCAATTGAAGGAAGTGCCAGAAGGGAAACATATCATCACTACGACTCGTTCCCACAGCAATAGGCTGGTAAATGACTGCATTTCTGCGATGAATGCTGATGAAATAATAAGGGTTGGAGGAGCTGGCAACAAG GTAATACAACTCATTGAGGGGAAGGCCTCCGCTTATGTATTTGCCAGTCCCGGCTGTAAGAAATGGGATACCTGTGCTCCTGAGGCTATCCTTCATGCTGTTTCGG GTAAGCTGACAGATATTCATGGGAATCCCTTGCAGTATCATAAAGACGTGAAGCATATGAACTCAGCTGGAGTGCTTGCAACTTTAAGGAACTTTGATTACTATGCAAGCCGTGTTCCTGACTCTGTTAAAAAGGAACTAGTTccctaa